The window TCCAGGCTGCTGCCATAGGGAGAGGTGCGGAGGCCAAAGGGCGAGACCCGAAGCtgcagctggggctggggtgggggcagcagacTGGGGGCAGCCGGCAGGGGAGCAGGGGGTGAGGCAGGAGGCCGAGGGGCTGGTGGAGGCGGTGGTTCCTTCGGGGGGAAAGGCACTAGCAGCGGGTCGGGCCCTGGGGGCTGTTCCTGGCTCCGCTCCAGGCCCGACACTTTAGGGACCACGGAGAGTTTTGCTTCACAGTTCCCATTGAAGGCGCCATGGGGGCCCGAGGCTgtgaggggtgggagggcagaCATGCTCAGGTAAAGCCCATGCTCACCCAATTTCCCTCCCTGGTTTCCAGCCCCGGCTGTTAGGACCAACCTTTGCTGGTTGAGACAGTAAAGGATGGATCGAGGTCATCATCGGAGACCTAAGGAAGAAGGACAGGGTCAGGTTCCAGATGGGCCAAACTTCCACCCTGGAAGGCCAGACGCCTGTAGAGCCTGCTAGGAACTGGTGGTGGTAGCAAGTCTGTTTCATCGGCTTATCTGAAGTCCATCAAGGTCTGTGGGCCTAGGGGGAGGGGGGGTGTCTCTGCTTGGAGAAAGGGGTGAAGTAGCCAAGCCCGCAAAACTGGCAGGCCAGGAGGACACAGAAGCAGgcaaatcaaaacacaaatgTCAGGTATCATTAACTGCTGGCCCACAGGCCTATCTGACCTACAGATCTGTTTGGTTGCCCAAGAGTTAACAAAAAAACTTTAATTACCAACCTCTAGAAATCAAGGGAGTCATTGTAAAATCCCAGACTTGCAGCTTCTCCTGTGAAGGGGCCCCTTTCCCACATGGATGACAACAATTAGCCAGGATGGGACAGTGGCTGCCCCCTTTGGATGGGTGAGAACTCTCTGGTTCACCACAGTCCCCATTCaggcaactttttaaaaaactaaaacaagacATACATCAGGGAGTGTAAATTTCATTGCTTACAGGGGCCAGATGGGTAAAAACTCAATTGCTAGGACACGTTATCTTGGAACCAGCAAATCAGCCCGAATAAGAAACTGAAGTATGCCTTTATAGGACATTGACTACAACGGTTTAGTGTCCTCCCTGCCGTGACCATAGCCACTGCTGGGACCCTTGTCTCTGGTCTGTGAGAGCAGACTAATGACCAGCACGAAGGACCAGCTCAGTTCCTCAGCCACTCTGGATTTCCAGGGAGAACAACTGGCAGCTCCAGGGGCTTTGGAAAGGATGAAACCAAGACATGGGCCTTCTACTCTGTGGGCAGTTGGCACTTGCCACCAAAGAAAAGTCATTTAACCCCcgactcccccacccccctttctccCAAGAACCTAATCCTGCCTCAACCTAACCCACATTCTCCACTCAAGGggaggctggctggctgctgcacACTGAAGGCCTATAAGCTAGAGTCCATTATACCAGCAGTGACACCGCCCACCCAACAAGTTCTAGCCCCACTCACCCTCTCATCCAGCTCGCTTTCCGCATCACACTGgggagaaggaaagacagaggtgTCACGAGAGGGAAGGGGAGTGGGGCCCAAGGCGGAGAGGGAGCCAGAAGGGAGGGGCCGGTACAGGCAAagagcacttactatgtatcCAGCTTCCAGAGAGTGCCGGGAGGAGGCCTGAGAAAGACCAGAGTCCAGAGGTGAGGGAGGCTGACTGGCAAGGCCTTTGGATAAAGTCCAAACTTGCAGGCAAGGCGCTCAAGGCCCCTCACAATCTCCCCTCCacctctttttctagtttcttctccTACTGCCCACGCCCACCCCCAATACTCTTACCATTTTACACACACACCAGGTTCGCAAATCCCTGGGCTTTTGTTTCAAACAACTTTGCCCCATCTCTCAGAAAATTTCAGACTATCCTCCAACGCCTGACTAAGACATCATAGGGGGCTTTCCCTAACCGTAACTCCACTCATGCTCTCCAGGCAGAGTGAGCAACTTCTTTATTTGGGTTTTTGCAGCACCTCTTCTAGTTCTCTGCCTTCTGGAGCTTCCCAGAATACATTTTAGGTGTCTGTTGACTGTTTCTTTGCTGCTAAACTGTCGCTACCTCCACAGGAGGACAGGGTCCAGATCTAATTCATTCACATCTCCAGTGATTCAACTAAGTCCCTTTGATGGTCTGTGAATTGTCAACATGCTTGAGGTGGATCTAGTGCAAGCCCAAAGCAGGTGAGTCTGAGTATAGACATACCTCTATCGGACCTGcgcagggggaggaggggggggcCCTCAAATATGATCTGCCTTTCTCCTGGCCCTCAAAGACTATTCATGTTCACCGTTGATCAAAAGGTTGGGGATCTGGGACAAGCTCACCTCTTTCCTTCTCCGCTTATTGGGCCATTTTCGAGCCCGATCCCCAGGGGGCCGGCCAGGCTCCCGATCAGAGCTGTCCCCTGGCTCCCCAGTGGCTCCACTGGAACCCCCCCTCTTCCGCTTCCCAGAATGCTTCAGCCGATGTTCCAGTCGCTCTGGAGGCTGAAGAGATGCATCCTTCTGTGGGGGAGGAGGTGGGACTTAGGTGGATGGAGAAAGAAAGGCTACTGACCTCTCTAGAGGTGACCAGACTACCAAAGTGGCTCTCAGCCCAAGGAACCCCGTTGGTCCCAAAAGAACAGCTctacctcctcccaccccagggtGGGGCAGAGGCCTGGCCAGAGGAGCCGGTTGCTCTGGTTTGGGGTGCCAGCATTCCCCCCTCAACTCCACCCACTCTAGGCACTGTCcccttctctctgcccctctgAAACCTCCCAAAGCCCCCAATCCCAAAGGCCCTACCTGCAAGGCCTCAAGGCTGGCGAAGCTGGCGATAGCGAAGCCATCGATCaagtcctcctcctcttcttcctcctcctcctcgggcTCCTCCTCGGCCTCTCCGTCGTCTGCGCCCccgtcctcctcctcttcttcctcctccccgcGGCTACCCGAGCCAGCAGGTCGCTTCCGAGCTCGGGGTCgtgggggccggggccggggccggggccgccGCCGTCTAGGGCCCCCGGGCCGCTCTCCAGACGAAGCTGACGACCAAGGCctggcgggcggcggcggcgacgaCGAAGACGAGGAGCCGCGCGGGGTGGCCAACAAGGCCCGGGGTGCGTCGCCGCCGGGACCTCGGCGGCGCCGCTGCTCCCGGTCTCGGTCTCGGCGCGAgcagcgccgccgccgccgctccccGTCGGCGGCCCAGCCTGGGCCCGGAGCCGCTGCCGTCTCCATGGCGACCGCCCTCAGCGCCGCATCCGGAGGCGGCGGGGCCCGGAGCGGCCTGTCCGCAGGCCCGGGGTCGCAGGCGCGGCGCTGGCGGTTGTACAGTGAGGAGACGGCCACGGCTTCCCTTTAAAGCAAGACCTGCTGGCCCCGAGCTTGCCCCAAGGCCAAGGCCCGGGAAGCCGGCGCCGCCCCCGGGGCGACAAGCCCGAGGGCCACCTCCCCCGTGGGACCGACGGGGCCGCGGCGGTGAAAACCCGGCGGCCGTTCCTTTAAGGCGAGACCGAGTTGTCCAGCCCCCGGCCCCTTTAAGACAGCCCGACGGTGTCCGGCCGGCCTAGTGCGGTGGCCGCCCCCTGCCAGGGGTCGAGGCCAGTCTCCCTGAGGAAGAGGACGGGCCACCCCTTTAAAAGGGGCCGAAAGCTCGCCCCGAAACGCAAACCTCCCCTTTAAAAGTGTCTCAAGTCCTCCGGCTAAAGGAGGCCTCCCCTTTAAGGAGTCCAGGGTCCTCCTAACACCAGGCCGCCCCTTTAAGGGCTCAGGAGTTAGTTTCCAGTCCTCCACAAGCGACCACTTCCCCTTTAAGTTGAATTTAAAGGACTTCTTGCGTGGGAAGACGATGAGAAGTCCCACTCGCCCCCAGTTCTCTCAAAGGCACGGTTCTCAATTTGTCAGCTTCCTTCGAAGGTTTCCCCTTTAAAGCTAGCGTTCGTGTCTGCCGAGTTTGGTGACCACCCCTTTAAGAAGATTTAAAGGGGCCTCCTCCGGACCCAGCTCCTCCAGCCTCCGCCATGAAAAGCGCGAGGGGGGGCGGGGCCGCGGGGGCCAGCCCTCCAAAGCCCCGGATGTGAGGCAACGGTGACGGGCAGCGCTTCTGTGTCTGCCGACATAAaagtctcttcctttcttccGTCTCTGTTTGACTTGTACCGTAAGGGATCTGGAACGACCGTTGGGCAGCGGGGGAGCCCCAGCAGACTCTCCTCTTGTCTCCTTTGCAGTCTCGGGCCTCTTCTTCGCCAGaacttccctccctcctccctcttcctcttcagCCTAcgcctccttcctctctctgcctcctcccACTCTCcgcccccttcccttccccctccctgtcACAGGTTTAGTCTTTGATAGGTTAAGAAGTTTACGTCAAAGCGAAGGGAGGAGTCAAGaatggagctgggggagggggtaaCATGTAACCGCCCTCAAATCTAGGATTGGGTAAACGTCAGGTTAGCTCCTCCCTTTCTCGAGTCCTGTGACTCAACTGGTTCAAGGTGAATGCTCAGGGTGGTCCTCCAGATGACCCCGCCTCTTCCTGCTCTTCCTTGATTGGCCAGCCTCTGACGGCATCGAACGGGAGGAGTTGAGATATGATTCCTGAGCCAAAGGGAGCGGTTGGCCGCTGGGCGGCGTTCGGCCGCGGAAGGTTTCCTTCGGCAGCTTGCTTTGTCGTATCCCCTTCCGCAGCTTTCGCCTAGCCCGCCGGCCTGCTGGCGTTTCGCGCACGCGCGTGGCGATACCATTCACCCTGCCGGCTGCCCAGCGTGATCGCACCGTGGCGCTGGGTGACCCGAGCAAACCGCGTGTTTTGCGGGCGCCAGAGGCGCGGGAAAGAAAGCAGCGGCCCACTATCACTCGGTGCAACTGGAGGGTTCCTGGCCTGCTGTCTCTGCGcctaaccaaaaacaaaaaacaaaaaacccaccacTTCGCTATTGTATGCCAGCACGTTTACACCTATTAACTCATTTAGTAAGAGCAATTCTTTTAGGCGGATGCTGCTAATATTGCCCCATCTTACAGATACCCACAAACAGGTTGTTAGTTTCCTACCCAGTGTTTGGACTTATGAAGCCTTGCTCCATTTTGTGCCCTGAGCCTCTACAGAACCTTATGAAAGGTGTCGAGTGCTGCTTCTGGCCTCCGATGGCCTAGATTACCTTTTTAATGTGGAGGAGGCACTGACTCAGCTTGCTTTCTCAGCTGTAAAGTGACTATAATGCCCCCTCCATCAGGCTACGTGCAGGTCAAGTACCTGTGACAAGTGGTTGTTGGTGCTCACTTAGAGCTATTTTCTCTTGCGTTTGAGTCCTGGCCTGCATGTCAGGAGGAATTCAGTTGGGCCATCTTGACCAAGGCCTTGGTCCCTCCTGGGCCTCTTGGGCTCCTCCTTGAGGTTAAGTGAATTGGGAGAACTTGGCCCTGCCCAGAGTCCGCAAGGGTCATGATATCATCTGGAGCAGATTCAGAAGTGTCCCTCCAGACAGGAGAGGGGCAGTATCTCCAACTACCACTGCACTACCCTCTCTCCCTGTGCCCAGCCCCCATTCCCTTCCCCATTTCCCAGTCCTTGGAAGGCCAAGGTGGAAACACTGGCTACTGCCAATCAATCTCAAACTCAGCTACAGAAATCCAAAAGAATCAGAAACATATTGAAAACTTTACtagaaatatagagaaaaaaatataactgCCGCAAACaggcttctcccctcccccttcaggatggatggacggacggacAAACAGATGGAGCGCCTAGGTCCGATGGGGCCGCTCCCCATCaacttcctccccctcctcctccaggagcAAAGCATCCAGCTCCTCCAGCCGCTGCTGCAGCAGGGGTCCCACATCCAGGCTGGGAGCCAGGTTGGAAGTAAGGGTCCTGCCAGCTGCAGCCCGGACTCCACGGGAGGGCCGCCGGGAGCGAGGAAGGCTGCTGTCCCGAAACTCAACAGCCCTCCGGAGCTTCCTTGAGCTGGTGAAGATCAGAGTCCCGTTGCGCATCCGGGGTTCCTCAAAGATGGTCTCAAAGGTCCTGGGCCAGGCAGAGAAGGGTGCTGGTCACCGGTGTGTCCCGTGGTTCCAGCCTTCCCTCTATACCCTAAGCCCTTGAAGTTTCTCACCTCCTGGTTGTGGGAGATTGGTAGTTCTTGTTGGTGTAAATTTCTTCCAAGCTAAACTCTTTCTTATTCAACCTGGGGGCAAAGAGTAGGGGCCACTGAGAAACCTGGGGCCAGAAAGGTCTCTGGCTCTCATAGCTGTTCAGAAGAGACAGGAGGAGGGGCTGGTTTATATTTCAGTTTCCAGAACATGCCAGGGGCCAGGAATGCTGCCTGAGGCAGACAGGTAGTTCTAGGCTAAAAACTTATCCAGACCAAATGGAATCATCCAGTGGGATTGTGCTCCCCAAGAGGAGACAGAGGCACCCTTAAGAGGATCCCAAGCCCACACTTGTTTGGCCAAGGGAGTTCCGTGGACAGTGACCTCTCACCTGATTGGTCGGGGCAGCCCCATCGGCGTAAGGTTGAGTTGAGGCCGGGCCGGGGTCCTGCGTATTCTGAATCGAGAAACCTTACCCATGTTctgcagaaaaggagaaagggtgAATGTGGCATGGGCTCAGGCCCCTCTTAGCTCCTCCCCCTCATCTGAGACCTACCTTGGTCTCAGGGTCTGAAAGCCCCTGGTCCTCTGGGGCCCTTGACTCCTTCCCTTGGGGCGAGCCCAACCTGCAGAGAAGCTCAAGGCTCAGGGACAAACGGCATTCGCAAGAGCCCCATGCCACCCACTGGGGACACTAGGGAAGGAGGCTGGGCCCCAGCCGTGGCCAGGGCTTGAAGGAGGGTTGACTGAGAGCACTACCTGGGGTCTGCAGGCTCGGAGAAGGAGGAGGTGGACGCAGTGGACGAGCAAGATGTGACAAGGGGAGGGGAGGCTCCCACTCCTCCGAGAGGGAAGACCTCTTTCCGGAGACAGGGCCGAGAGGGTGGTGTGGCTCGGGCCATCTCCCCACCACCCACAGTGTGccgccggggccggggccggctTGGGTGGGGTGGGACAAGGGGCCAGGTGCAGCCTGGGCTGGGGGGCCCCAGATTGGGGCAGGAGTGGCTTCGGCCCAGAGAGGGCTTAGCGGGGAGAGCTGGGGGGTTGTGGTCCTGGGCCCGCCACTGGCGGATAGGGGGCCGGGGACTGACAGCCGTAGCACTCTCAGCAGCCTCGGACTGCTCGGCCTCTGAGATGGCAATCTTCAACTCCAGCTTCATgggagggggcgggggcgggggccggGGAACTTTGTTGGGTGTGAGGAAGATGTCGGCAAAGCTCTCCAGCTTGGAGCGGACGGAACGGAAGAGGGGGGCCAAGCCCCAGGGACTGAGGCGGGGACGTAAAAGGCTGGACGGTGTTAGGGTTGATGGGGGTTCCAGAGCAGGATCTGGGGCTGAGGAAAGGAGAGAGTCATAGGGCATTCCTCAGCGGCGGGTGTCTAAACCCCACCCCTGTGGCCTCAGTACCTCCCCGAAACACGAAGCTTTGCCCAGAGAGGAATAAGCCCACCTCTAAAAACTAAGCCGTGCATTTAGGAGTTGAACCTCTAGCTCCCGAAGCCTAAACCCCATCTCCATACACTAAGCACTGTCCTTAGGGGCATCCAAATGGATCTTTAAACACCAATCCCCACCCTGAGGGGGTCTAAAGCTTACCCTCAAATCCCTAACTTCATCCTCACTTTCACACATCAAGCTCTGCCCTGGGAAGGGGTTAAGCCTCACCCCCACCTCTGCACCCGACACTTCCAAGGTCAGCTAGGATTTCCCAGAAACCCAAGTCCCACCCCCCTGCCCAAGTCCTGACCTGGTGGTGCACTCTCTGGAGGGTCTGTGGGCAGGGCCAGCGGCTGGAATGGCAGTTCCAGGTCCCTGGGCGGAAGGATGGGCTGGCGAATCATCGTCATGGGCTCAGCTCTGAGTGAAAGGTAAAGGTAAAAGGTAAAGGTAAAGGTTGATGGAGCTTCGAAGCCCTGATGTCACCTGAGCCAGCACCTGCCCTTAAGGTTTCTAAAGATGCTAGGAGGAGGGATTGGATACATAACTCCTGTCGCCCCTAACCGTGGCTGCCAGGGTTCGTGGCTGTGGCCTGGCCACCTTGATGACCCCTTCCCCAGTCCTCTTACCTTCGTGTGGGGATGATGAAGTTAGGAGTCTCAGCAGTGGAGCCCTGGATAAAAACAGGGTGTTTATGGGGAGGCAGGAAAGCCTCTTTCAGCCTCCTTAGCTCCCCAAACCCTGACTCCATCTCTCGGTCTCCAGATGTCCGCCTGGGTTCACATCAAGTATTTTTTCATAGAGGTCTTTGTTCAGGTCTTCTACCCCTGTCTTCTGTCCCCCTGGAATGCCTGCCCTTGGCAGGCTGACACCTGACATCCTTACCTGAAGTCTCCGTACCTCCGCTGGGGGTCTACGGCCAGCAATGTCTTCCAGCATCACCACCAGGGTGGGCTGGTGGGCCCGGTCCTCCCTTTGTGAGGGGCTCTCCTCGGGGCCAGGGGTTGTCTTTGGTCGCCGCCTCAGGATGGTAGGGGGCCGGTGGATGCGGCTCAAGGGCTCTCGGCGCAAGTGCAGAGGGTCCGGAGACCTAAAGAGGGAACAGGAGGATCAGAGGGGCTCAGCTGTCTCCCCAGCTTCGCCCCATCCCACCATGCTCACCTGGCCTGTGGGGACCACATGGCCTGTGGGGACGGCAAGGCAGGCGGCTGGCTGCGGGCAGAATCCCGAGGGTTGCTGTGGTGCCGAGGGGGAGAAATCTCTTGGGGCACCAAGGGGACCTAGAAGAAAATGAGGGGTCAAGAGCAGGGTGACAGAAGGAGGTTGCCTGTGCAGGGTACTCCCAGCCACATGGGGGACAGAGTAGTTGTGGCTAGAATTCACTCAAGATCCCCAAAGTAGTAATTTGGCCTGAATTAGGGGCCTGAGTGTCCCTGACCTGCCTGGGTGTGACCTGGGTAATTTTCTCACCCAGGTTGTTTGGAGAAATGAAGAGCAGAGGTGACTTTGGGTGGGTCATTGCCTTATTCTGGACCTCcatttttcctcatctgtgaagtggagTCAATGACCTCATTCTATTGCCAGGGCTTGCCTGGGCTGAGAAAGGAGCCAAAGGGTTGCTGGGACTGAGTGGCAGAGGTGTGAGCCAGCCCAGCAGGGTCGCGGATGGCCACTGTGCACAGGAGAACCTTCCCAATTTTCAGTTGGAGCAAGTGGGAGCCAAGCAGGACTCTAGCACTACCGAGGCCGCCTGGGCCATGGGATTGGGGTGTTTGGACCTGAGTTATCCTCACTAGGGTTCTGATCTGACTTTGGCAGGGAGAaggattgtgtgtgtgcatgtgttaggGTGTCTCCATCCAGGGGCTCACCATGTGGGCAGCCATGACATCTTCCAGCACCACGGCCAGGACCCGCCGAGAGGCCTTCTCCAGGGGCGAAGGGGCCCCCAGGGGCTGCAGCCTCGGCCGTTTCGGGCTCCCGGCTCCCCATAACGCTGCTCGGGACAGTGGCTGGCGGCACAGACGCGGCCGGCCAGGCGGGCTGGAGGGTGAGAGAAGCAGAGGCGCCGCCTGAGCCGGTCGCCGGCTCTGTGGTTTCCCGGTACCGCCGCCAGGCTCCCCGTTTCCCGGGCTCAAAACAGGCGGGCGGGGTGCGCTCTCACCTGGAGTCCCCGGGGAAGTCCATGGGGTAAGCGGCGGCTCCGGGGGGTCCCTGAGGGATCCCAGATTGCAGCCTGGGGTAGGGGGGGAGCGGGGAGTGAGGGCCAGCCCCTCCCCCGTGGCTCCGCCCTTCATGGTCCGCTCGCGGCGCTGGGGAGCCCACGGGCCGGAGCCCTGAGACGCCGTAGGGCGCCCCCGCCGGCCTCCCGAAGTGggtgtcttcccactgccttcgcCGCCGCGATTAGCGGATCACTCGCGCCCTGCCGGGCACCTGCCGTGAGAACCTGGATTGCGGCGCCCCAGTTCACCCCTAGGGCCCGAGCCTCCCGGAGCCTTTGTCCCTGCAGATTTCGCCCTCAGATCCCCCGGGATCCGCTGAGATCCCGGTCTTGGGAGGCTCCGCTTCCGCCGGATCCCTCTCCGATACTCCTCTACTCCCAATGAGTGACCGAGGCCTCCGAAGTAATACTCCCACACACCGAcgctcccccaccctccacccccgaGATCCCATAGACTGGATCCCCGGGGAAAGAATCCTACATTGCGGTTCCTCCAATCAGACGCCGCATGAGGATCCTCCCCCACACTGTTAGCTCGCGCTCCGCGAAGCTCCACACCGCCAGGTGCGGCCCGAGCCTGAGCATCACGGATCTCAGTTCGGATCCCCGGGGATCCACTGTCAAGCAGATACCCCTTCACTCCAATCCCGGGAggtcccgcccccaccccacccccaccccccctccacCCCGGCCCTCCCCGGATCCCCGCCCAGCGCTCCCCCCACCCGAGAACCAGATGGTTCAAATGTTTCCTCCCCCCACTCCTCCCGCCCTCTCTCCAGCCGCCCCGTGCCCTCCCCCGCGCGCCGCTCACCGCCGCCTCCCGTGGATCCCGGATCTTCGACGGCTCCCACCCCCGGCTCCTTTAAAACTAGTCTTACCCAACCCTGCCCAACCGCCGAGGACCTTGTTCTTGGAGCCTTCGGGCACCGCCCAATCGACAATCCCCGTCTTCCGGAGTGGTGAGAAGCGAAGTGAAGTCGCTTCGGCGGCCATCATCTCTAGGGGCAAGGAGCCGAATTGGGCAGCGCCGCCATTATAGTTGAGGGCAGAGATCGCAATCCTCTATCAACCGAAGTGGACAGGATGGCGTCATTTCTTGAAGGGCAATCAGTGGCCGAAGGCTGCTCCAGGTTTCTTGAGTTATTGAGGTAGCCGTAGTGAAGCTCAAGTGCCGCCACGTTTTTTAAGGGCACCTTCCGGTCCTCTGGTCCTTAAGCCAATAAACGTGAACTGAGTTCTAACGATAGGAGAAATTTCCAATTTCCTAGAGAGGCCCCATTTGAGGCCGGTTCCGGTACCTTCCCGGGTTACCCCGCTGCCCTCGGTCTTCCAGACTCAAAACGGAGTTCCCACGTCGTGGGGTCCGCTAGTTGGGGGGTAGGGGGCGACAGGAACCCGAGATCCAAGGAGCCGCGGCCAGTCTCTAGAACTGCTGCGTTCTCCGGCCCCACTTTCCACGAGATGTCCTGGGGAGACTGGGTCGAGCTGAGGTTGGGGACGAGGTTGGGGCAGTGAGCTTCACTTCACCCAAGGGATGTGTACTTATTTCCGAGGCGTGGAGGTGGCTGCGGCCCGCGCAGTGGGCTCAGTATAGGGGCGTCTTGCAGGAGACCATTAACTCACGGTGTGTGCCGTGGCGTCCCGCCAGCTTCTCTCTATTCTGGGCTCCAAGGAGCCCCTCGCTTGCTGATAGGGGTGTAAATAGTACCTGAGTAGGGGATCAGGGACAGGATCCCGCTGTTTGGAGAGGCGGAGGCCTGCACCAGGAAGCTTTTACCGGAGCCGGGCTGTTGGTAGGGAGGAAGTGGGAAGATACTGGCTTCTTCTTGCACTGGGAAGGCACCTTTACCGTCTGAACAAAACCCATGCCTCCACTAATTCTGCCCCAGTACTGTCTGGCCCAAATCAGTCCTTATTTTCTGGATAGAACAAGAGAGCCTGAGGCCTGGAATCCTGG of the Choloepus didactylus isolate mChoDid1 chromosome 21, mChoDid1.pri, whole genome shotgun sequence genome contains:
- the PRR14 gene encoding proline-rich protein 14 isoform X2, with the protein product MMAAEATSLRFSPLRKTGIVDWAVPEGSKNKVLGGWAGLGKTSFKGAGGGSRRRSGIHGRRRPPGRPRLCRQPLSRAALWGAGSPKRPRLQPLGAPSPLEKASRRVLAVVLEDVMAAHMVPLVPQEISPPRHHSNPRDSARSQPPALPSPQAMWSPQARSPDPLHLRREPLSRIHRPPTILRRRPKTTPGPEESPSQREDRAHQPTLVVMLEDIAGRRPPAEVRRLQGSTAETPNFIIPTRRAEPMTMIRQPILPPRDLELPFQPLALPTDPPESAPPAPDPALEPPSTLTPSSLLRPRLSPWGLAPLFRSVRSKLESFADIFLTPNKVPRPPPPPPPMKLELKIAISEAEQSEAAESATAVSPRPPIRQWRAQDHNPPALPAKPSLGRSHSCPNLGPPSPGCTWPLVPPHPSRPRPRRHTVGGGEMARATPPSRPCLRKEVFPLGGVGASPPLVTSCSSTASTSSFSEPADPRLGSPQGKESRAPEDQGLSDPETKNMGKVSRFRIRRTPARPQLNLTPMGLPRPIRLNKKEFSLEEIYTNKNYQSPTTRRTFETIFEEPRMRNGTLIFTSSRKLRRAVEFRDSSLPRSRRPSRGVRAAAGRTLTSNLAPSLDVGPLLQQRLEELDALLLEEEGEEVDGERPHRT
- the PRR14 gene encoding proline-rich protein 14 isoform X3 — protein: MLRLGPHLAVWSFAERELTVWGRILMRRLIGGTAMLQSGIPQGPPGAAAYPMDFPGDSSPPGRPRLCRQPLSRAALWGAGSPKRPRLQPLGAPSPLEKASRRVLAVVLEDVMAAHMVPLVPQEISPPRHHSNPRDSARSQPPALPSPQAMWSPQARSPDPLHLRREPLSRIHRPPTILRRRPKTTPGPEESPSQREDRAHQPTLVVMLEDIAGRRPPAEVRRLQGSTAETPNFIIPTRRAEPMTMIRQPILPPRDLELPFQPLALPTDPPESAPPAPDPALEPPSTLTPSSLLRPRLSPWGLAPLFRSVRSKLESFADIFLTPNKVPRPPPPPPPMKLELKIAISEAEQSEAAESATAVSPRPPIRQWRAQDHNPPALPAKPSLGRSHSCPNLGPPSPGCTWPLVPPHPSRPRPRRHTVGGGEMARATPPSRPCLRKEVFPLGGVGASPPLVTSCSSTASTSSFSEPADPRLGSPQGKESRAPEDQGLSDPETKNMGKVSRFRIRRTPARPQLNLTPMGLPRPIRLNKKEFSLEEIYTNKNYQSPTTRRTFETIFEEPRMRNGTLIFTSSRKLRRAVEFRDSSLPRSRRPSRGVRAAAGRTLTSNLAPSLDVGPLLQQRLEELDALLLEEEGEEVDGERPHRT
- the PRR14 gene encoding proline-rich protein 14 isoform X1; amino-acid sequence: MDFPGDSSPPGRPRLCRQPLSRAALWGAGSPKRPRLQPLGAPSPLEKASRRVLAVVLEDVMAAHMVPLVPQEISPPRHHSNPRDSARSQPPALPSPQAMWSPQARSPDPLHLRREPLSRIHRPPTILRRRPKTTPGPEESPSQREDRAHQPTLVVMLEDIAGRRPPAEVRRLQGSTAETPNFIIPTRRAEPMTMIRQPILPPRDLELPFQPLALPTDPPESAPPAPDPALEPPSTLTPSSLLRPRLSPWGLAPLFRSVRSKLESFADIFLTPNKVPRPPPPPPPMKLELKIAISEAEQSEAAESATAVSPRPPIRQWRAQDHNPPALPAKPSLGRSHSCPNLGPPSPGCTWPLVPPHPSRPRPRRHTVGGGEMARATPPSRPCLRKEVFPLGGVGASPPLVTSCSSTASTSSFSEPADPRLGSPQGKESRAPEDQGLSDPETKNMGKVSRFRIRRTPARPQLNLTPMGLPRPIRLNKKEFSLEEIYTNKNYQSPTTRRTFETIFEEPRMRNGTLIFTSSRKLRRAVEFRDSSLPRSRRPSRGVRAAAGRTLTSNLAPSLDVGPLLQQRLEELDALLLEEEGEEVDGERPHRT